The following proteins are encoded in a genomic region of Amblyraja radiata isolate CabotCenter1 chromosome 19, sAmbRad1.1.pri, whole genome shotgun sequence:
- the tmem229a gene encoding transmembrane protein 229A, producing the protein MMSSKRREAQRQLSAERPGQGIKRPRAPASTAASTAASTTAAAPRLKDLSGAESSGRAKPPLPTWMRMYFYGMHGITLDVLLSSARRFVETGDPKLLGYSSPYLGLLHSLSYLALEKVYLQEKNFQGCPAVFHLVVYPSVYVVLKSLLTSLVEGSPSSLTTVLFYYLLSLYESQLFLKGFLRLQCCCRARFPERLPSPRGLPGSLRFVFYGMHGLLDEIFFTSVFNLVERSDRTLLGHTSPWSFLMYGSCSFVVEKLYFHLYHRLGWGTWQRLPVYVLFIYTWELTWGLGLRRFNACSWDYSHYPLNFMGLITLMYLPGWVALSYYQDVLSNVLHRVQCAAGRGSKTADSNGKSKASSSS; encoded by the coding sequence ATGATGAGCAGCAAACGGCGTGAGGCTCAGCGGCAGCTGTCGGCGGAGCGGCCGGGACAGGGCATCAAGCGGCCCCGGGCGCCCGCCTCCACCGCCGCCTCCACCGCCGCCTCCACCACCGCAGCCGCCCCTCGGCTCAAGGACCTGTCCGGTGCTGAAAGCAGCGGCCGTGCCAAACCCCCGCTGCCCACTTGGATGCGGATGTATTTCTACGGGATGCACGGCATAACCCTGGACGTCCTGCTGTCGTCGGCCCGGCGCTTCGTGGAGACCGGCGACCCCAAGTTGCTGGGCTACTCCTCGCCTTACCTCGGGCTGCTCCACTCGCTCTCCTACCTGGCCCTGGAGAAGGTCTACCTGCAGGAGAAGAACTTCCAAGGCTGCCCCGCCGTATTCCACCTGGTGGTCTACCCTTCGGTGTACGTGGTCTTGAAGAGCCTGTTGACCTCGCTGGTGGAAGGGTCGCCCTCCTCGCTCACCACCGTCCTCTTCTACTACCTCCTCTCACTCTACGAATCCCAGCTCTTCCTCAAAGGCTTCCTCCGCCTGCAATGCTGCTGCCGGGCGAGGTTCCCCGAGCGCCTGCCCTCGCCCCGGGGTCTGCCCGGCTCCCTCCGCTTCGTCTTCTACGGGATGCACGGGCTCCTGGACGAGATCTTCTTCACTTCCGTGTTCAACCTGGTGGAGCGATCCGACCGCACGCTGCTGGGCCACACGTCGCCCTGGTCCTTCCTCATGTACGGCAGCTGCAGCTTCGTGGTGGAAAAGCTCTACTTCCACCTCTACCACCGTCTGGGCTGGGGCACCTGGCAGAGGTTACCGGTCTACGTCCTCTTCATATACACCTGGGAACTCACCTGGGGACTGGGACTCCGCCGATTCAACGCCTGTTCCTGGGACTACTCCCACTACCCGCTCAACTTCATGGGTCTCATCACCTTGATGTATCTGCCCGGTTGGGTCGCTCTCAGCTACTACCAAGACGTGTTGTCCAACGTCTTACATCGTGTGCAGTGTGCCGCAGGCAGAGGGTCTAAGACTGCCGACAGTAACGGTAAAAGCAAAGCATCATCATCATCTTGA